In one Carettochelys insculpta isolate YL-2023 chromosome 6, ASM3395843v1, whole genome shotgun sequence genomic region, the following are encoded:
- the CDKN3 gene encoding cyclin-dependent kinase inhibitor 3, which translates to MQENEFDSCDEEPIQDDKTPLQISWLALSSVYCSQFLGVCSLPGCRFKDVKRNLQNDIEELKRHGTEDIFVLCTRGELSKYRVPNLLDSYQQHGILVHHHPIPDGDTPDIATCLTILEELRGCLESNRKTLIHCYGGLGRSCLIAACLLLQLCDAIEPQEAIESLRNLRGSGAIQTIKQYNYLHDFRENVAAHLSTKDALLRSVSR; encoded by the exons ATGCAAGAAAATGAGTTTGACTCATGTGATGAAGAGCCTATTCAAGATGATAAGACACCGCTTCAGATATCATG gttagCTCTGTCATCTGTCTATTGTTCCCAGTTCCTGGGAGTATGTTCTCTACCAG gtTGTAGGTTCAAGGATGTTAAAAGAAATCTTCAGAATGATATAG AAGAATTGAAGAGGCATGGGACAGAGGATATATTTGTGCTCTGCACCAGAGGAGAACTCTCAAAATATCGGGTGCCAAACTTACTAGACTCCTACCAGCAGCATGGTATTCTTGTACACCACCATCCTATTCCAGATGGAGACACTCCAGACATTGCTACCTGCTTGACCATTCTGGAAGAACTAAGGGGCTGTTTGGAAAGCAACCGGAAAACATTAATACA ctgttacGGGGGACTTGGACGCTCATGTCTCA TAGCTGCATGTCTTCTGCTTCAATTATGTGATGCAATTGAACCCCAAGAGGCAATAGAGAGTCTTCGCAACTTAAGAGGATCTGGGGCAATACAGACAATAAAG CAGTACAACTATCTCCATGACTTTAGAGAGAACGTGGCTgcacatctgtcaacaaaagatgcATTATTAAGATCAGTATCACGATAA